The following are encoded together in the Lactuca sativa cultivar Salinas chromosome 1, Lsat_Salinas_v11, whole genome shotgun sequence genome:
- the LOC111899466 gene encoding 2-alkenal reductase (NADP(+)-dependent), with translation MEGVTNQQVILKDYVNGFPKESDMLLRTSSITSFKLPQGSNAVLVKNLYLSCDPYMRGRMSKNQGSYVDSFTPGSPIVGYGVSKVVDSGHSNFKKDDLTWGGTGWEEYSFIPNPDTLFKIQDTDVPLSYYTGILGMPGMTAYIGFHEICAPKKGEYVFVSAASGAVGQLVGQFAKLTGCYAVGSAGTKEKVELLKNKFGFDEAFNYKEEHDLNAALKRYFPQGIDIYFENVGGKMLEAVLLNMRLNGRISVCGMISQYNLEEGEGVKNLFCLINQRIRMQGFIAVDHYHLYSKYVEMVIPLIKEGKICYVEDIAEGLESAPAALVGLFSGKNVGKQVVVVARE, from the exons ATGGAAGGAGTGACAAACCAACAGGTAATCTTGAAGGATTACGTTAATGGCTTCCCCAAGGAATCAGACATGCTCCTTAGAACTTCCTCCATCACCTCCTTCAAGCTCCCACAAGGTTCCAATGCCGTCCTCGTCAAGAACCTTTATCTCTCCTGTGATCCTTACATGCGTGGCCGGATGAGCAAAAACCAAGGAAGTTACGTCGATTCCTTCACTCCTGGTTCG CCAATAGTTGGATATGGAGTATCAAAAGTGGTGGATTCTGGACATTCAAACTTCAAGAAAGATGACTTAACTTGGGGAGGAACTGGATGGGAGGAATACAGCTTTATCCCTAATCCTGATACTCTGTTCAAGATTCAAGATACTGACGTCCCACTTTCTTATTATACAGGAATCCTTG GTATGCCTGGTATGACTGCTTATATTGGTTTCCATGAGATATGTGCTCCGAAGAAAGGAGAGTATGTCTTTGTTTCAGCAGCTTCGGGGGCAGTCGGTCAGCTTGTCGGGCAGTTTGCAAAGCTGACCGGATGTTATGCAGTGGGAAGTGCCGGAACAAAAGAAAAG GTTGAGCTTCTAAAGAATAAATTTGGATTTGACGAGGCCTTTAACTACAAGGAAGAACACGATTTAAATGCAGCTTTAAAGAG GTACTTTCCACAAGGAATTGATATTTATTTTGAGAATGTGGGTGGAAAGATGTTGGAGGCGGTGCTTTTAAATATGAGATTAAATGGACGAATTTCAGTTTGTGGGATGATTTCACAATACAATTTGGAGGAAGGAGAAGGGGTGAAGAACTTGTTTTGTTTGATAAATCAACGTATTCGTATGCAAGGGTTTATAGCGGTTGATCATTATCATCTTTATTCAAAGTATGTTGAAATGGTCATACCTTTAATTAAAGAAGGGAAGATATGTTATGTGGAAGATATTGCAGAGGGGCTTGAGAGTGCTCCGGCGGCTTTGGTGGGGCTGTTTTCCGGCAAAAATGTTGGGAAACAAGTCGTGGTGGTGGCTCGTGAATGA